In Paracoccus jeotgali, the following are encoded in one genomic region:
- a CDS encoding DUF2190 family protein — MRNYIQKGDTLTIPAPAVVLSGGVVIAGEIKGVAGGDALAGEAVDVSVTGVFELPKIAANAFPVGAAVHWNADSGLATSTASGNTKLGVAVEAAPASTATVRVRLSGF, encoded by the coding sequence ATGCGCAACTACATCCAGAAGGGCGACACGCTCACCATCCCCGCCCCCGCTGTCGTCCTGTCGGGCGGCGTGGTCATCGCGGGCGAGATCAAGGGCGTTGCGGGCGGCGATGCACTGGCCGGTGAAGCTGTTGACGTGTCGGTCACGGGCGTCTTCGAACTGCCCAAGATCGCAGCCAACGCCTTCCCAGTCGGCGCGGCTGTCCACTGGAACGCGGACTCCGGCCTCGCGACCAGCACCGCCAGCGGCAACACGAAACTGGGCGTGGCTGTCGAAGCCGCACCCGCCAGCACTGCAACCGTCCGCGTTCGCCTTAGCGGCTTTTGA
- a CDS encoding phage terminase large subunit family protein, with product MNAETFRTLRADLYAALKPPAHLDLGDWVESNVRLPATVAAQSGRMVLMPWQREVARSIGDPRVERVTILKSARVGATQLMVAGIGHFALNDPAPQLVVMPSESDCRMLLTSIIEPTFAASPALRSALTENVSGRDTMLSRHYPGGSLALISGASPKNLRARTARVLWLDEVDGLDMSAGDEGDPVSLAIRRTMTYGTRRKIVMASTPVDEATSRIARAYEDGDCRVWELPCPHCGDFHELAWSMIHWPEGKPQDAYFVCPSCGCITEESGKPAMIERGRWRATRPEVTGHHSYRLNTFGASILSTAAWGVLASEFLAAKRDPATLKTWINTVAGQVWRDDSDGMDDAEILSRLEPVGLDRVPSEVIALTAGVDVQHDRLEVSTLGWTAEDAPIVLAHEIIWGNPFGPDLWLGLSDLLARTFQHPAGGMLRYDAALIDSGDGQTSEAVYEFCRGRASQRVFACKGISGFREPPARLGNVPGKKWLRLQLVGVDSVKRRIMGLVTSGTMRFSDSLSASWAEQITGERLRTRYSKGVPVLEWHRLSGRRVEALDCATYAVAARSLVTADKRRRQEELSSPAAPRKPVRITHSNWLVR from the coding sequence ATGAACGCTGAAACCTTCCGCACACTGCGCGCTGACCTCTATGCGGCGCTGAAGCCCCCGGCGCATCTCGACCTTGGGGATTGGGTCGAGTCGAATGTCCGGCTGCCCGCTACTGTCGCGGCGCAGTCTGGGCGCATGGTCCTGATGCCGTGGCAGCGCGAAGTCGCCCGCTCGATAGGCGATCCGCGCGTCGAGCGTGTCACGATCCTCAAGAGTGCCCGAGTCGGGGCGACACAGTTGATGGTCGCAGGCATCGGGCACTTCGCCTTGAACGATCCGGCCCCGCAGCTTGTCGTCATGCCGTCCGAGTCCGACTGCCGCATGTTGCTGACCTCGATTATCGAGCCGACCTTTGCCGCCAGTCCCGCCTTGCGGTCAGCCTTGACAGAGAACGTCAGCGGACGGGACACCATGCTTTCGCGGCATTATCCTGGCGGCAGTTTGGCGCTGATCTCTGGCGCGAGCCCCAAGAACCTGCGCGCGCGGACGGCCCGCGTCCTGTGGCTCGATGAGGTGGACGGGCTCGACATGTCAGCAGGCGATGAGGGCGACCCTGTGTCGCTCGCAATCCGTCGAACAATGACCTACGGCACCCGCCGCAAGATCGTCATGGCCTCGACTCCTGTCGATGAAGCGACAAGCCGGATCGCCCGCGCCTATGAGGATGGCGACTGCCGCGTCTGGGAACTGCCATGCCCGCACTGCGGCGACTTCCACGAACTGGCGTGGTCCATGATCCATTGGCCGGAAGGAAAGCCGCAGGACGCTTATTTTGTCTGCCCGTCTTGTGGCTGCATCACGGAAGAGTCCGGCAAGCCCGCGATGATTGAGCGCGGCAGGTGGCGGGCGACCCGCCCCGAGGTCACGGGACATCACAGTTACCGGCTCAACACCTTCGGCGCGTCCATCCTGTCAACAGCAGCTTGGGGCGTGCTGGCGTCCGAGTTTTTGGCAGCCAAGCGCGACCCGGCCACCCTCAAGACGTGGATCAACACGGTTGCCGGTCAGGTCTGGCGCGATGACAGCGACGGCATGGACGATGCCGAAATTCTCAGCCGCCTAGAACCTGTCGGGCTAGACCGGGTGCCGTCTGAGGTCATCGCCCTGACGGCTGGCGTGGACGTGCAGCATGACCGGCTAGAGGTCTCAACGCTGGGCTGGACAGCGGAGGACGCGCCAATCGTCCTGGCGCACGAAATCATCTGGGGCAATCCGTTCGGGCCGGACCTCTGGCTAGGGCTGTCGGATCTGCTAGCGCGGACGTTCCAGCATCCCGCAGGCGGAATGCTACGCTATGACGCGGCCCTGATCGACTCGGGGGATGGTCAGACATCAGAAGCGGTCTATGAGTTCTGCCGGGGCCGGGCATCGCAGCGCGTCTTCGCGTGCAAGGGCATCTCGGGCTTCCGTGAGCCGCCGGCCCGCCTAGGTAACGTGCCGGGCAAGAAATGGCTGCGCCTTCAGCTTGTGGGCGTGGACTCGGTCAAGCGTCGGATCATGGGTCTCGTCACCTCTGGCACAATGCGGTTCAGCGACAGTCTGAGTGCGTCATGGGCGGAACAGATCACGGGCGAACGGCTGCGGACCCGCTACAGCAAGGGCGTCCCGGTCCTCGAATGGCACCGCCTTAGCGGGCGCAGGGTCGAAGCGCTAGACTGTGCGACTTATGCTGTCGCGGCACGGTCTCTCGTGACGGCGGATAAGAGAAGGCGGCAGGAGGAACTTTCCTCGCCTGCCGCACCCAGAAAACCTGTTAGAATAACGCACTCGAACTGGTTAGTCCGATAG
- the rnpA gene encoding ribonuclease P protein component produces MDPSHPPPVSDSSDGSGDAAASCVPPSQIVVLRQRADFLKAAQARRAGTAGFLLQARPRAEGEAGPDTTRIGYTCSKKIGNAVTRNRAKRRLRAVAREVMPRLARPGWDYVLVGRPEHTVSRDFSALVQDLQQALTRVHSGDTDRRPRPPRPRK; encoded by the coding sequence ATCGACCCGTCTCATCCCCCGCCCGTGTCTGACAGCAGCGACGGGTCCGGGGATGCGGCGGCGTCATGCGTTCCGCCCTCGCAGATCGTCGTGCTGCGCCAGCGGGCGGATTTTTTGAAGGCCGCGCAGGCCCGCCGTGCCGGAACGGCGGGCTTTCTGCTGCAGGCGCGGCCCCGTGCCGAAGGCGAAGCCGGCCCGGATACGACGCGAATCGGCTATACCTGTTCCAAGAAGATCGGCAATGCCGTCACCCGCAACCGCGCCAAGCGGCGGCTTCGCGCCGTGGCGCGAGAGGTGATGCCCCGCCTTGCCCGTCCCGGCTGGGATTATGTGCTCGTCGGGCGGCCCGAACATACCGTTTCCCGCGATTTCAGCGCGCTTGTGCAGGACCTGCAGCAGGCGCTGACCCGCGTCCATTCGGGCGACACCGACCGCCGCCCCCGCCCGCCGAGGCCGCGTAAGTGA
- a CDS encoding phage major capsid protein codes for MPLAGTLDPEALTVTAVVATGTPVQRRDSRGPFLEVLDPAGLLFEADEDVPLLTDHRQSARETVGRAYGLTIDGSSVRATLRLSMAEDVEPLRQRITDGSLRHVSAGYQVLAWRETRNPDGTRIKTASKWRLLEVSLVPVPADRNAIIHRSAEMPFDLVTRAALIDTLRSACNLPETWGEDLGEEAVTDEEVRTAAREAMMTCQAPRIRVRQSHDNPAEIQTRAADALAFRMTGGDLPEASREFVNMSLRDLAADALQRAGTSTRGLSADEIFTRSMHGTSDFPLLVSNAMGKVAAQAYQAAESPLKALARQRTLPNFKSSTAVRLGEMGRFEEMTEHGEFTHTTRAEAGESMSLRTFGRAINASRKLLIDDDLGLLGDMTAAMGQAAAQTEADELVALLTGNPVLSDGQPVFHASRGNVGTGAGSALTEAALSAARKHMRRVKGLDGKTIIDAKPRYLIVSPDLETTAEKLLASIYAATTDDVAAFAGKLIPVVEPRLTGNAWYLMADPSRVPSLQYAYLSAAQGVQIQRQEAWDQLGMKFRAWLDFGCGWLDWRGSYRAAGA; via the coding sequence ATGCCGCTGGCCGGGACACTCGACCCTGAAGCTTTGACCGTGACGGCTGTTGTGGCAACCGGGACTCCTGTTCAGCGCCGCGACAGTCGGGGGCCTTTCCTCGAAGTTCTCGACCCGGCTGGCCTGCTGTTTGAGGCTGATGAGGATGTCCCGCTGCTGACGGACCATCGGCAATCCGCCCGCGAAACCGTTGGCCGGGCTTACGGGCTGACTATCGACGGTTCGTCCGTGCGCGCCACCCTGCGCTTGAGCATGGCGGAAGATGTCGAACCCCTTCGCCAGCGGATTACGGATGGCAGTTTGCGCCACGTCTCCGCTGGCTATCAAGTTCTCGCCTGGCGCGAGACCCGGAACCCTGACGGCACAAGGATCAAGACTGCCAGCAAATGGCGGCTCTTGGAGGTCAGCCTTGTGCCGGTGCCTGCCGACCGCAATGCAATCATCCATAGGAGCGCAGAAATGCCCTTTGACCTCGTAACCCGCGCTGCGCTGATCGACACGCTGCGCAGCGCCTGCAACCTGCCCGAAACCTGGGGTGAGGATCTGGGCGAAGAAGCCGTGACGGACGAAGAAGTCCGCACCGCTGCCCGTGAAGCGATGATGACGTGCCAAGCCCCGCGCATCCGCGTCCGCCAGTCGCACGACAACCCGGCAGAGATCCAGACGCGCGCTGCCGATGCGCTGGCCTTCCGCATGACGGGCGGCGACCTGCCAGAAGCCAGCCGCGAATTCGTCAACATGTCGCTGCGCGATCTGGCTGCCGATGCCCTGCAACGGGCGGGCACCTCGACTCGTGGACTGTCGGCGGATGAGATTTTCACGCGGTCGATGCACGGCACGTCCGACTTCCCGCTGCTGGTCTCGAACGCGATGGGCAAGGTTGCGGCCCAAGCCTATCAGGCAGCCGAAAGCCCGCTGAAGGCGCTTGCCCGTCAACGGACGCTTCCGAACTTCAAAAGTTCGACTGCCGTCCGCCTTGGCGAGATGGGCCGATTCGAAGAGATGACGGAACATGGAGAGTTCACCCACACGACCCGCGCCGAGGCGGGCGAGTCGATGTCGCTGCGCACCTTCGGGCGGGCAATCAACGCCAGCCGCAAGCTGCTGATCGACGACGATCTGGGCCTTCTGGGCGACATGACCGCTGCAATGGGCCAAGCCGCCGCGCAGACTGAGGCTGACGAACTGGTCGCGCTGCTGACCGGCAATCCGGTTCTGTCCGATGGGCAGCCGGTTTTCCACGCCAGCCGGGGCAATGTGGGCACGGGCGCAGGTTCGGCTCTGACCGAAGCGGCCTTGTCGGCAGCCCGCAAGCACATGCGGAGGGTCAAGGGTTTGGACGGCAAGACCATCATCGACGCCAAGCCGCGTTACCTGATCGTGTCGCCTGACCTCGAAACCACTGCCGAAAAGCTGCTTGCCTCGATCTATGCCGCGACGACCGATGATGTTGCCGCCTTCGCAGGCAAGCTGATCCCCGTGGTCGAGCCGCGCCTGACCGGCAATGCTTGGTATCTGATGGCCGATCCGTCCCGCGTGCCGTCGCTGCAATATGCCTATCTGTCGGCAGCCCAAGGCGTGCAGATCCAACGTCAGGAAGCATGGGACCAGCTTGGCATGAAGTTCCGGGCATGGCTGGACTTCGGCTGCGGCTGGCTTGACTGGCGCGGCTCTTACCGTGCGGCGGGTGCGTGA
- a CDS encoding tyrosine-type recombinase/integrase, translating to MKQMRKPPKYCQGFEDRHGKIRWYYRRPGFSRIALPGLPWSPDFMAAYDKAAAGERLEAGLSRSKPGTIAALVASYYRTGDFTGLADSTKTTYRGILERFRLAHGDKRVAHMEKRHVQNIISGMTDTPAAAGNMLRMIHLLMRHAVDLGWRGDDPTQGVRKPKRKSGGFLTWEEDHIATFTAKHEAGSRAHLALMLLLYTGQRRSDVVRMGRQHVRSGVLSITQQKTGQDVHIPLHPDLKALLDKLPLDNLTFLMTAQGKPFVPAGFTNWFRQMVREAGLPDGLSPHGLRKATCRRLAEAGCTAHEIMAISGHRSLAEVTRYTVAASRKDLAARAMLALGKTEDDTATVKPAEAV from the coding sequence ATGAAGCAGATGCGGAAGCCTCCAAAATATTGCCAAGGATTCGAAGACCGGCACGGCAAGATCCGCTGGTATTACCGCCGCCCTGGTTTTTCCCGCATCGCCCTGCCGGGCCTGCCTTGGAGTCCTGACTTCATGGCGGCTTACGATAAGGCGGCAGCGGGCGAACGACTCGAAGCTGGGCTAAGCCGATCCAAACCCGGCACCATTGCGGCACTTGTCGCCAGCTACTATCGAACGGGCGACTTCACAGGCTTGGCTGACTCCACGAAGACGACTTATCGCGGCATCCTCGAACGCTTCCGCCTCGCCCATGGCGACAAGCGCGTTGCGCACATGGAAAAGCGGCACGTGCAGAACATCATCAGCGGCATGACGGACACGCCCGCCGCAGCCGGAAACATGTTGCGGATGATTCACCTGCTGATGCGTCACGCAGTCGATCTTGGCTGGCGCGGGGATGATCCGACGCAGGGCGTTCGCAAGCCGAAGCGCAAAAGCGGCGGCTTCCTGACGTGGGAAGAGGATCACATCGCTACCTTCACCGCGAAGCACGAGGCCGGAAGCCGGGCACACCTCGCCCTGATGCTGTTGCTTTACACCGGCCAGCGGCGCAGCGATGTCGTTCGTATGGGGCGGCAGCATGTCCGCAGCGGCGTCCTGTCGATCACGCAGCAAAAGACCGGGCAGGACGTGCATATTCCCCTGCACCCGGACCTGAAGGCGCTGCTGGACAAGCTGCCGCTCGATAACCTGACCTTCCTGATGACCGCGCAGGGCAAGCCGTTCGTGCCCGCAGGCTTCACCAACTGGTTTAGGCAGATGGTGCGGGAAGCGGGCCTGCCGGACGGGCTGTCGCCGCACGGATTGCGGAAAGCTACGTGCCGTCGCCTGGCGGAAGCGGGATGCACCGCTCACGAAATCATGGCCATTTCCGGCCATAGATCCCTGGCAGAGGTGACTCGATACACTGTCGCAGCCAGCCGAAAAGATCTCGCAGCGCGGGCTATGCTTGCGCTCGGGAAAACCGAAGACGACACTGCAACTGTCAAACCCGCAGAGGCGGTTTGA
- a CDS encoding helix-turn-helix transcriptional regulator — MQMEARPSSPIAPPSRRGLSRVEAAGYIGVSPTTFDKMVIAGEMPGPKRVGTRKIWDVRALDLAFDDLPGEDSVPETNDWD, encoded by the coding sequence ATGCAGATGGAAGCCCGCCCCTCTTCACCGATTGCACCGCCTTCCCGGCGTGGGCTGTCGCGTGTCGAGGCGGCGGGCTACATCGGCGTCAGCCCTACGACTTTCGACAAGATGGTGATTGCTGGCGAAATGCCCGGTCCCAAGCGCGTCGGCACCCGCAAGATTTGGGACGTGCGCGCTTTGGACTTGGCGTTTGACGACCTTCCGGGCGAGGATTCAGTCCCCGAAACGAACGATTGGGACTGA
- a CDS encoding phage head-tail joining protein has translation MDGRVYRLHQFREELQDARFSSVRSFTDSNGESVQYRSQAEIERAIAALDSEIAQLQRGRMALIRLQTSKGL, from the coding sequence ATGGACGGGCGCGTCTATCGCCTTCACCAGTTCCGCGAGGAACTACAGGACGCCCGGTTCTCGAGCGTCCGCAGCTTCACCGACAGCAACGGGGAGTCGGTTCAGTATCGGTCGCAGGCCGAGATTGAGCGGGCAATCGCAGCGCTGGACTCCGAGATTGCACAACTTCAACGCGGACGGATGGCGCTGATCCGGCTGCAAACCTCGAAAGGGCTTTAA
- a CDS encoding phage portal protein — translation MGLLSRILNRAPEKPSAVRAYDAATASRTRFNAGQNRFASYGPETIAASSSIRSRARHAAENNALAVSAIAAWVDATIGAGMVPTSQHSDPETRKALDAYFARWAKRADASGRGDFWAMQTAIVKAQRIDGEAFAMWRGDKLLQLPPEQVADLTTDSIAAGVELNDDGAAIAFHVHPTRPDAIQATYAPPVRVDAADMMQVFEPAGPGAVRGVSPLAPILLALAELDSAEDALLTQTKIAALLSVILTNESDVATDDPLADGQSLEPGAILRLAGNWKVHAVAPQQSQQAGEFLRHLTHRIASGVGVPVWLVTSDVSQANYSSLRAALVAFRQRVERYQFQTLVPQFLDPVWRRVATMAALELGLEFSDELFDVEFIPPAQPWVDPAKDARAVIEQMEAGLMSRRQAVSALGYSIEKLDAEIAADRARETSLGLTFSSPIQHFVEQKVNKDE, via the coding sequence ATGGGCCTGCTGTCGCGCATCCTCAATCGCGCCCCTGAAAAGCCATCTGCGGTTCGCGCTTATGACGCTGCCACGGCCAGCCGAACCCGGTTCAACGCGGGGCAGAACCGATTTGCCAGCTATGGTCCGGAAACCATCGCGGCCAGTTCCTCGATCCGCAGCCGCGCCCGCCATGCCGCCGAAAACAACGCGCTTGCGGTCTCTGCTATCGCAGCTTGGGTAGACGCCACCATCGGCGCGGGCATGGTCCCGACCAGCCAGCACAGCGACCCCGAAACGCGGAAGGCTCTGGACGCCTATTTTGCCCGATGGGCCAAGCGGGCCGATGCCAGCGGGCGGGGCGACTTCTGGGCCATGCAAACCGCTATCGTGAAAGCCCAGCGCATCGACGGCGAAGCCTTCGCCATGTGGCGCGGTGACAAGCTGTTGCAACTGCCCCCGGAACAGGTCGCGGATCTGACGACCGACTCCATCGCGGCAGGCGTCGAATTGAACGATGACGGGGCGGCTATCGCCTTCCACGTCCACCCGACCCGCCCGGACGCGATTCAGGCCACCTATGCCCCGCCTGTCAGGGTGGACGCTGCCGACATGATGCAGGTTTTCGAACCCGCTGGCCCTGGCGCTGTCCGTGGTGTCAGCCCGCTCGCCCCGATCCTTCTGGCCCTGGCCGAACTGGACAGCGCCGAAGACGCATTGCTGACGCAAACCAAGATCGCGGCACTGCTGTCGGTAATCCTAACCAACGAATCCGACGTTGCAACCGACGATCCGCTGGCAGACGGGCAGAGCCTAGAACCCGGTGCGATCCTGCGTCTGGCGGGCAACTGGAAGGTCCATGCCGTCGCGCCGCAGCAGTCGCAGCAGGCAGGCGAGTTCCTGCGCCACCTGACCCACCGCATCGCGTCGGGTGTAGGTGTGCCGGTCTGGCTGGTCACGTCTGACGTTTCCCAAGCGAACTACAGCAGCTTGCGGGCGGCTCTTGTCGCATTCCGCCAGCGCGTCGAACGCTACCAGTTTCAGACGCTTGTTCCGCAGTTCCTCGATCCGGTCTGGCGTCGGGTGGCGACCATGGCGGCGCTGGAACTGGGGCTAGAGTTCAGCGACGAACTGTTTGACGTGGAATTCATCCCGCCCGCTCAGCCGTGGGTCGATCCGGCCAAGGATGCCCGCGCGGTTATCGAACAGATGGAAGCCGGGCTGATGAGCCGCCGCCAAGCTGTCAGCGCACTGGGCTATTCCATCGAAAAGCTGGACGCCGAAATTGCCGCCGACCGGGCGCGCGAAACGTCGCTGGGCCTGACCTTCAGCAGCCCTATTCAACATTTTGTTGAACAAAAGGTAAACAAAGATGAATGA
- the rpmH gene encoding 50S ribosomal protein L34 — protein MSKRTFQPSNLVRTRRHGFRARMATKAGRLVLNRRRAKGRKRLSA, from the coding sequence ATGTCGAAGCGCACGTTCCAGCCGTCGAACCTGGTTCGCACCCGTCGCCACGGGTTCCGTGCCCGCATGGCCACCAAGGCCGGCCGTCTGGTGCTGAACCGCCGTCGCGCCAAGGGCCGCAAGCGCCTGTCGGCCTAA
- a CDS encoding sensor histidine kinase has product MSIDTLTGRFAALTLLFVALAELFVLIPAVSNFRTDYLQTRLEKAQIASLALLAAPEDESITAELESELLANAGVYNVVLRRDDVRQLVLSSPLPGPVAATHDLRQRSTLRSALAALRQLADRRDEVIRVIGAPVNHAGQLIEITLSTGPLRHAMVEYGLRVLIGSAVLIALTAALLNLAAQRLILKPIRRVIRHMASYSAAPEDARLIIKPAARITELREAESALASMQTTLTQALKQKERLAGLGQAVAKISHDLRNILTTSQIFADRLEDSADPAVRRAAPKLVNSISRAVNLCETTLAFGKAEEPPPTLSRFDLRGLADDITEAELLLLDRAAGPPLVDFVTDISPNLVIRADRDQLHRVLSNLIRNARQAIEASGRPGTIEIAAAETDHDWQIRVGDSGPGLPQKARDFLFQPFTSTTRKGGSGLGLVIAADLVRGHGGRLELLRSDGNGTEFCITLPRGSLGENLADG; this is encoded by the coding sequence ATGTCGATCGACACACTGACTGGCCGTTTTGCCGCGCTGACATTGCTGTTTGTCGCGCTGGCCGAGCTGTTCGTGCTGATCCCGGCGGTCTCAAACTTTCGTACCGACTATCTGCAGACGCGGCTGGAAAAGGCGCAGATCGCCTCGCTGGCCCTGCTGGCCGCGCCCGAGGATGAGAGCATCACCGCCGAACTGGAATCAGAGCTGCTGGCCAATGCCGGCGTCTATAACGTCGTGCTGCGCCGCGACGATGTGCGCCAGCTTGTGCTGTCCTCACCCCTGCCGGGGCCGGTGGCGGCGACGCATGACCTGCGCCAGCGCTCGACCCTGCGCAGCGCGCTGGCCGCCTTGCGCCAGCTTGCCGACCGCCGGGACGAGGTGATCCGCGTCATCGGCGCCCCGGTCAATCACGCCGGTCAGTTGATCGAGATCACGCTGTCCACCGGCCCGCTGCGGCACGCGATGGTCGAATACGGGCTGCGGGTGCTGATCGGCTCGGCCGTGCTGATCGCGCTGACGGCGGCGCTGCTGAACTTGGCCGCGCAGCGCCTGATCCTGAAACCGATCCGCCGGGTGATCCGGCACATGGCCAGCTATTCCGCCGCGCCCGAGGATGCGCGTCTGATCATCAAGCCCGCCGCCCGCATCACCGAATTGCGAGAGGCCGAATCGGCGCTCGCCTCAATGCAGACGACGCTGACCCAGGCGTTGAAGCAGAAAGAGCGGCTGGCCGGGCTGGGGCAGGCGGTGGCCAAGATCAGCCATGATCTGCGCAATATCCTGACCACCAGCCAGATCTTTGCCGACCGGCTTGAGGACAGCGCCGATCCCGCCGTGCGGCGGGCGGCGCCGAAGCTGGTGAACTCGATCAGCCGCGCGGTGAACCTGTGCGAAACCACGCTCGCCTTCGGCAAGGCCGAGGAGCCGCCGCCGACGCTGTCGCGCTTTGACCTGCGCGGGCTGGCCGATGACATCACCGAGGCTGAGTTGCTGCTGCTCGACCGCGCGGCGGGGCCGCCGCTGGTCGATTTTGTCACCGATATCAGCCCGAATCTGGTGATCCGCGCCGACCGCGACCAGTTGCACCGCGTGTTGTCGAACCTGATCCGCAACGCCCGCCAGGCGATCGAGGCCAGCGGCCGCCCCGGCACCATCGAGATCGCGGCGGCCGAGACCGATCACGATTGGCAGATCCGCGTCGGCGACAGCGGCCCCGGTCTGCCGCAAAAGGCGCGCGACTTTCTGTTCCAGCCCTTCACCAGCACCACCCGCAAGGGCGGCAGCGGGCTGGGGCTGGTCATCGCCGCCGATCTGGTCCGCGGCCATGGCGGGCGGCTGGAGCTGCTGCGCAGCGACGGGAACGGCACCGAATTCTGCATCACCCTGCCACGCGGCTCGCTGGGCGAAAATCTGGCGGATGGATGA